AGCTGCAACCTCATTGACTGCAAGGGTGATGTCTGCAAACATGTAGCCGGTTTCTTTTTTGGCGTTCATTATGATGAGCCCTTTCTTTCCTTCCTTGAGGAGTTCAATAAGCCGCCTTGCAACCTTATATTTGAGGTCTCCCCTGGAGGGGGCAAGGTATTCCCTACTTGCAGCCCCGAACCTCTTTTCAACCTCTGTGGCTTTCAAGAGGAGGTACTCCTGGCGCTCGAATTCTTTACGGTCAATTATCCCGGCATCGAGGGCAGATTCAAGGGCAAAGATCACGCCTTTTGTGTTGTTGTGATAACCTGCGTGCACTTCGACTTCAATAACAGGGATATCCGGGTTTGCCTCAAGTACGGCTTCGTGCATTTCTTCCCCTATGATCATGCTGGCACATGTGCCGACAACGCCCAGAATTTTCGGGTTGAAGAGTTCGATGGACTTATTGATTAGCTGTACAAGCCGGTCATGCCCCCCGAAAACAAAGCCGTTCTCGTCAAGCCCTGTAGTGACTACATGGATCCCGTCTTCTTCAAGCAGTCTCGCATGTTTGAATGAACAGCCAGGGGGTCCGTGCAGAATTGCAACATCGACGTTTAAGTCCCTTAGGGTATAAAGAGCCGCAACGATTGAGCTCGGTCGGGGGTGAATAATTGAAATCTCTTTTTGAGTCATGACAAATCCTCTTTCTGATTCTATGAATATTAATAAGGGTTTCACCCGGGAGATTCCGGAATCCTGCAGGACTGTGAACCCCACCAGAACGGGAAGAAGGTATCCGGAAGCATGATCAGTTGAAAGTTAATCAAGTAATGGAAACGAATACAGATTAGAAGACCCTGTATAAAATTGTATCATAAAGGAACAACTTACATGAGGGAACAATATGTACATGAGGGAACAATATGCATGAGAAATCACCGGAAGAACATCGCTCAACGGAAACATTTTACTGAGGAGAGGATAATATCTTCCGTGCCTGCAAGTTCCGAAGCTTTCAAGAGCCCTTCCGGAAGGTTGCCTGCATAAGAGACATTTTTAGCAGCTACTGCCTTCATCCGCTCTCCGACGAGTATGATATGCCTGCACTTAATACCGAACTTTTCTACAAATTCCTGCACTGAGACCGGAGACAGTCCCTCACAGACCTGAGAGGCTTCTTCTCCGAGGACAAGGATTATACTTCTCTTTTTTTCATCCTTTTTCTTCAGGAGAGCGTACTCAAGGGCTTTTTCTGCAGAAAGGATGTCCATTCCGGAGTTGGAATTGTCAACCAGGGAAGTCCCATTAAGCTCTTTTTCCTGCATCCTGCCTGAAAGCCCCCTGAATTCTTCAAGTACGGAAACAACAGCTTTTCGCTCAACCCCAAGTTCGAGAGCGGCTGCAGAAGCTGCAACAAAGGCTGTCCTGTATGCCAAACTGTTATATCCAGGGCGCAGGGAAGCTGTAAAAAGTTCTTCCCCTCTGTGAAGAAAATGCAGGGCAGAGCCTGAAGCTTCGGGAGTGATCGCCTGTTCTTTGGGGGTTGACGATTCTGGAATAGCTGAGGATTTCGCAGTCCCGGCTTCAGTTTCCAGAACAAAATCGGGAACTTCAGACGTCTTTACCTGGGACTCTGCATAAAACGGGTCCTTAAAGGTGAGAATCTTTGCCCGGCTTCCTTTTGCAGCCACAAGAGCTTTTTCTGCCCCGGCGTTGAGAAGAAGGGTGCTTCCGGATTTTGCTTTCAGGATGAGCTGGAGCTTTGCATCACTTGCAAGGGAAGTATTGTTTGCAATCCCGTAATCAGGGGAAAGGGTTGTCAGGATTCCGAGGTCTGCGGCACCCGTACCTCCTATCGAGATTTCAAAGATAAATAATTCTGGCTTGATTCCGGCCTCAAGACTTTTTTCAATGGCTGTCAGGATACTTCCGGGAGTGATGCTCAGGCCCCTGTAAATAAGAAAAGGGACACCATCTTTCCAGGCTTCAAGCCCGCGCGAGGTATGGAGCACGACTTCAAATCTGCGGGAGAGCATGTCGGCAAGCAGGGATGCAGTGCTTGTCTTTGCTTTTACGCCTGTTATCTCAACTATTCTTATACCCGAAAGCTCAGGGTCGTCCTGCAGGATTTTCCCTGTGGCTTCGTGGTGTGAGAGAACTATTTTTCCTTCTGACCTGGCTTGGGAAAGCATGGGATAGGCAGGGTCCAGATGCACAGGCGCTATAAGGAGATCTAATTTGGATACAGGGAGAGGAGATTTTGAACAGCGTATGCCGTACTTATCCTCAAGCTCCCCGAGCAGCGCCTGGTCTACGGTCCCGTAAACGTCTACTCCTGACACATCATTTCCCAGAGCTGCGAGTTTTTTTGCGATTGGAATGCCGCCGTGGGTCAGGTCGAGCACGGCGAGCTTCTTCCGGAAAAGGTCCATAATAAAAACCGGACCCGAATATTCAAATTTATAGGGATTCCTGAACCCTTTTAAAGACAAGGTCAGCTATCAGGGAGTCGGCTCCGAGGGGTTTTGCGTAGCAGAGGGGAACTGCTTTCCCATCAATTTCCAGGGTTCCGATGCCGTTTTCATCAAGATTCAGGATTTTAGGAATATCCTTTGTGATATGGACGCCTGAAGCCAGGAAAACAGGTACTGCTGATATCTTTGTTACTCCTGTACCTGCAAAGCTTGCAATTGCTTCTTCCAGGGTTGGCTCACTGTTTTCCATAAAGCCGGCTCTAACAACAACATCAGAGTACTTCTGGGCGATGTAATCTGCGATCTGGCTGACTACTTCCTTGTTGTAAGGAAGCTTGCTCCCGTGGCCGATGGCCAGGATTCCGAGTTTCTCTGTCATTTTTGAAACCTCATTTTAAGTTTAAGCTTAAAGCGGTTATTCGGATTATGTCCATTCAAATTGTGTTTAACACAATTCTTTGAATTTGTAACATCAAAGAGATTAACATAGTTAGGATTTATATGATAAAAGTCCTTCGTTTCTAAAGGGGATATGTCTTAATTACTTAATAAAGTCAGCCACCACTGTTTCGCTGCTTTATATGAAGAAGCGTAAAACCCCTGAGTCTTTAGCTCAGGGGATATAAGCGTCAACTTCAACCCTGATTCCGTATGTAATATTCTGCCGCCTCTTTACTCACATTTCCGATAGTAGACGCAAAATAACCATCACTCCATAACGTATTCTCACCCCAATAATACTTTTTCAGATATTCTTTTTGAGTTTTCCATAACCTGTTAGTATATTCTTGTTTCTTCTTGTTTCAATTTTCTGACAATTGACAAAACGCTAACTTTCGGTTCACTCTTGATCAAGAAATGAATATGGTCTTTGTCAGTTTCCATTTCAAGGATTTCAAAGTTAGACTCTTTTGAAATGTCAATCATAATCTGTTTGAGTTCTTCGCTAATTGGTTCAAGTATGACTTTTCGGTATTTGCAAACAAAAATAACATGATACATTAACAAAAATTTGCTATGATTCCGTGTTTCATACTTCGTATTTACCAAAAAGTATATATATTGTTAAAGCATATACTGCCTTTGTATGATGCAAGCGTTCAAATTTAGACTCTATCCTACAACTACACAAGCTATTCAATTGAATCAGCATATAGGTAGCTGTAGATTTGTCTATAATTGGGCACTTGACCAGAAAATTAAAACTTATGAGCAGACAGGGGAATCAATTTCCAGATTTGACTTAAACAAATTAATTCCTACTCTAAAGGCTTCTAATGAGTGGTTAGGAGAAGTTAACTCTCAATCATTACAGGGGATGACTAAGCAGGTTGAATCCGCTTTCACTAGATTCTTTAGAGAGAAAACAGGGTTTCCAAAGTTCAAATCAAAAAAGAATCCGATACAGTCTTTCCCTGTACCTCAACACTACACTGTAAACTTTGAAAATAATACTATCAAGCTTCCTAAAATAGAACCAATTAAAGCAGTTCTTCACAGGAAGTTTGAAGGAGAGCCTAAAACGGCTACGGTATCAAGGACATGTAAAGGACATTACTACATCAGTATCCTTGTTGAAGATGGAAAAGAACTTCCAGTAAAGGAAGCTTTCACAGAATCAACAACAGTAGGAATTGATGTAGGTATCAAAGACTTTGCTGTCCTTTCAACAGGAGAAAAGGTTGAGAATCCAAAGTACTTGAAAAACTCTCTTAAAAGGCTCAAAGTATTACAGAAAAGAGTCTCAAGGAAACAGAAAGGCTCTAAGAACAGGGCAAAAGCTAAACGAAGACTTGCTGTACTGCATGACAAAATAACAAATCAGAGAAATGACTTCCAGAACAAACTCTCTTTTAGACTTGTTAGCGAAAACCAAGCTGTAGCTCTGGAAACTCTAAATGTTAAAGGCATGGTTAAGAATCATCACTTAGCACAGGCTATAAGTGATTCTGCGTGGAGTAGTTTTGTAACAAAGTTGGAATATAAGGCTCAATGGTTTGGAAAAACCGTCCTGAGAATAGGACAATTTGGACCCTCTTCTAAGCTATGTAGTGTGTGTGGATACCACAATAAAGAGCTTCAGCTAAAAGACAGAGAATGGATTTGTCCAGACTGTAAAACCAAACACGATAGAGACATTAATGCCGCTATCAATATCAAAAAATTCGCTCTCATAGATCAGAATCTAATTGGATTATGACACCGTAGGGACTACGGGGATGAGCTTGGGGACTTGCCCTCAATAGAGGGAGGAATGAACCAAGAAGCCACTCAGTCTTTAGCTGAGTGGTAGTTCACAAACCAGGCTAGTTTCAAGTATAGTTCAAACAGTAATGGGAAAAACATGAGCAATGTATACGAAAAAATAGATTGTGGAAGTACGTATTTTCCTGGGCTAGTCGAGAGCCAAAAATAAAATCATATATTCTCAAACTCAGTGATTTTGAGGATATTAATGATGTATATCCGAGACGATAAATTGAAAAGCGGTTGAAGGGATATTAAGCATCCCTGGACATATCCCTAAAGCGTCTGAGCTTTAGGATATTATTTTGAATAATTCTCTATCTATATCATCGATTGAGATCCGAGCGTCACCATGGTTAAAAATCATACGATTTCTTGATATTTCAAATATCCGTGATGAAAAATAGTCAAATCGGTCACCTCTAACTGGCTCAAATTTTGTATAATCTGTGACGATTCCTTCTTCTTCAAGTTCACACGTCAACAGACTCTCCAGCTGCAACTTCGCAATCGTCAGTATGCACACCTCGCGCGTTAGCCGTGGTTCACTGCTACTTTTGTAGCCGTTTTCGAGTAGTGCGACATAAACAGCAATCGGGCGCACACATGAACTTGCCCGTAAAAGTTGCAGCATCCACATGTAGATGTCAAGGCGAATCCGGTCGCTATCATACCAGTCCTTTAAGTCATAGTCATATTCACTCAGTAACTCATCGACATCTTTAAATTTTTTGCATTCATACGAAAGTTTTTCCATGTGCTCAAAACTATCGATTATACGCATAGTATTACCCCCAAATATAATTGATACTCATGATATTTACTTCTTTTCAACTAAAATTAACCAGTCAGGAGCGGCTGAATATGTTCTTTATTTTTCAAGCCTTTAATCAGTTCTGTGATATCGCCCACAAATTCCAGGTCGGCGTTTTCCCCTGTGCCCTTTGCCCCTGAAAAGGTCGTAAATTTGTACAATTTTTTGTTGTATAAGAAGCCGAAGATGTAACCCGTGAAATAACTGCCGAACTAGGGTACTTTCAGGATAAGCTCTAAAATCAAGAAAATCAAGAAAATCAAGAAAATCAAGAAAATCAAGAAAATCAAGAAAATCAAGAAAATCAAGAAAATCAAGAAAATCAAGAAAATCAAGAAAATCAAGAAAGGTTCTTCAAAAAACAAACTCAATTCAGGCAAATGTTAGACATTTTTATTTTCAGTCGAATACCCCGCTAGCTTGCTGCGGGGATGAAAAACTTCCCCGGTAACCGTTAATGATAATATGATTTATCAATTCCATCTTTCGTTTATTGACTTCTGCTCGAACTAAACCGTATTAGGGTTATTGTTTCCTTTTACGGAATTTGGGGCGGTGGCGCGAACATACCCCGTTGCTTGCAGCGGGGTGCGCCAGCGCAACTTTGATTTCACTTTACTGAGAAGCAACTCTGTCAAAGTCTCCACGCAGAGCTTTCAGGGCATATTTTTCCACGTTAATCTCCTGTTTCGTACGGATACCAAATCTTCTGAGCACAGGTACCGGAGGGCACCAGCCCAGTATAGCATATTGAAGCAGGAAGGTTGCAGCTATTAAGGGCAGGATAAACCATTTCTTGCTCTTTTTTAAACCAAGCATCACTCCAATCATAGAAACTACCCCCGCACGAAATTCAATAAAACGTCCTATATCCCATTCATTATCGAGCTCTCCGATTCTTTTTGAAATCTCGTAATGGGTCTTGCTCGCATAGAATCGGACTGTTGCTGCAATTTCGCGGTCGATTGCCTCGTTAATTTCGGGAGAGGTTCTGGCTCTTACCCTGTCTCCCCTTACGAATTCACCAAAATCAGTTATCAATGTAAAATTCCCCCTTTTAATAAACAAATCTTCAGGTTTTAACCCTGATAGGAACTGCCTGTAATTAAAAGAGGGTAGAGGTACGATCATATAAAGTTAATCATAAAAATTTATTCGATACTTAGTTTATCTGGAGAAAATAATAGCTCAAAACAGCAGAAATATGTAACTGAGAATTAAAAGTCGGTTTCCCTGGTTGGGGAAAATATTCTTTTGACCCTGGGAGCAGTTTTTCACTGTTTAATCTCTCTTATTTGCGGGGTTGATTCTCCGATTATTTTTTTAAACCTTCAGCAGGAAGCCCCTGAGTTTTAGCTCAGGGGTAGTTGACTCCTGCTTTAGAACTCGATCAGGCCGTTTGGGTAGTATATAATACACGCCCCACGGAAGTATTCGCCTCCGGGATGTCTGTATCCGTTTGACCCGCTCCAGTCGAAGTTGAGCCAGTATTGCTTTGCCTGCCCCTCTCCAAGGAATCTTTCCGAGTACCAGATATTCCTGGCAGAGGGGTATTTTTCTGAAATATAATCCAGTATCCTGTACGCCGTATCCCTGTCATTCCCTATGTAGAGTTCGGGATAAGCGTGCCCATAAGACTCGTTGTATGCCGTAACTACCCTTGTATTGAATCCCATATTTTTCAAAAGGGCAGACATAACAATTGAGTAATCATCACAGTCCCCTACATATCCACTGTCGATAGTCTGGGAAGCCCCGAAGAAAAACTCGGCGTTTTTGTCATACCTGTACTGCCAATTCCTGTTTACGTAATTAAAAACTGCACAGGCATCTTCCATATTGTATCCTGAAGTCTTTCCCGTGATATTGAAGACCTCTTCTCCGACCCTTTCCTCTCCTGATCCTATAGCTCTCTGGAAGTTCTGAGACAGCAATCTGTATTCTTTTGGATAAACAGCACCTGACTTTTCTTTGGGATAAGTGGGCACCTCAGGTATCCCCCGGGGGGTAATACTTTCAACTCTTTCGCCAACTCCGGTAAGATCAGTCTCTTCGGCTTTGAACTCATTTTCCTGGACAGCTCCTTCAGGCAGGAGTTTATTCACCTCATCAGTGACAATGTTCTCCTTAAGGCTGCCAGTATCCATACAGCCGGCTGTCAGTGAGACAAGAAAAATAAGAAATATAAATTTTGAAACCTTCACATAGACCACAAAATCAGATCCAGAGGTACTGTATAAGTATTACAGCTTAATAAACTTCTCTAAATATAATAAAGTAAATTTATATATAACCTTGACCTCTGGGTTTTATATAGTGTTTACTTCTCTCTTTCTCTTTTTAAATATATCCCGCATTTGGGATAGTCAAGCCCTTCACAATATTTTCCTTTAGGCTGGAATTGGGGGCACGATGAAGAATATTTACATTTCTTGCGTAAGATAATGGACAAGATCCCCATATATGGACTCTCCTACGTAGTTAATATTGCATTGTCCATATATATTATATGTTACATTGTGTTCTCTTCAAGCATGGATCTGCCCTGTTTCAATCTCTAAGGGGATTGCATTTTCTGAAGTAACCTCGGTTATTTTAAAGTATGGCAGCCCCTTAATTGCCAGCTGAGCCATCGAGTATTCGATATCCGGAGTGGGACCCTTAATCTTGAGAGGACTGGCTATGATGTTGAGCAGTTCTGCAAGGTTGGGGCTGTTCGACTTCCATGTCCCATCACTCTGTGTTTCAGCTGTAAAGATTTTCCATTCAATTTTCACAGACATTATTATTCCCCCATTAAAAAATGGTTATTTAGTCGCCAGATGCTTAAAAAAATAAACTACACTCACTCAGATTTAATTATTTTTATATGTTTTTGTCTATAACTTTTTATCACTGATATAATTCGGCTTTTTCCCCTTCAAAGCCTTAAACCGGAGTTTATAAGAAATCATCAATATCGAGTTATAGCTATTGATATTATGCAGGCATAACAAAAAATTAATTAATTTCCACCCCCTTTAAATTAAATTATGATGTCACTACATCTTGAATTAGTCCACCGATTGGCACTTAGAGCCTATCTTGACTTTTCGGATAGGCACTTATATGGTTTCTGTCTCCCCCATAATAAAGAAACCATTATAGGGCATCTCGTTAAGAGATTATGTGTTAAACCCTACAGGTGGGAAATTAGTTGTTTTTTCTGATACATTTGTTTATTTTAATAGCTCTATATTTTCGGTATTATATTAAAATGCTTTGAATTGTTGTCCCACAGATTTAATTTTTTATTATATCTCAGATTTTATGTGCCGTTTGATGTGGTTTTATGCTACAAAATCTAAACTCCGGTTAAATTATTGGCCAGAAAAGAAAACACAGAAAAGTCTCAAAGGGAACTATTTACAGCTACCGAAGAAACCAAAATAAGTAAATTCCACATTCCTTTTTCTGGAACGGCGATATCACCAGGCTTCCCGGAATCCCACTGACAACTATAGCGGTAGCACCATCTCAGGGTGCTCGAGAGTAAAATCAATGGTTATTTCTTCCCCCATGGAGCAGCCCAATACATGTGCATGTTCAATTCCGAGTTCATGCAGCAAGAAATACAAATCCTGATGGCAGGAAACAGGTCTTACTTCGGGTCTTTTTCTTTCCTGATCCTTTCATACACCTTCCGGGAAGATTTTTTCAGCAGGTTATTCAGACTTTCTTTTGATATTGGCTTTGATTTCTTAACTATCATTACCGGCTTTCTGGAATGCCTGGCAATCCTCTGCGAGAGGGTCCCGAGCAAAGAAATTTTAAACCTCTTGCTCGAATCACCAATAATTGTCAGGTCGTAACCATTTGAAACTTCCAGTATGGCATCCTCTACAGAGTATCTTTCGAGCAGTTTGAAGCTGACAGGTATTGAAGTTATCTTTTTGACCAGGTCTTCAAGTTCTCTGGCAATTTTTTCCTTATTTCCCGGATCTTCATCGGGGCTGATAATACGGATTATTCTAATTGTAGCCCCAGTATTTGAAGCGATTTTTTTTGCCAGATAAAGGCCGTGTACCGAATTTATTTCCCCATTATATGCTACAAGGATTTTCTTGATACTGTCAGGCAGGTGTCCTTTTAAGAGAGCTATCTGGTTTTTTGAGGACAGGAGAACATCATTTGTTACATCCCCGAGTGAGTACTTGAACCTCTTTGATTCGTGCCAGCCCATGATAATTATGCCTGCGTTCTCTATTTCAGCCTGTTCAATAATTGAATTTGAGATATTGTGGTCAAATGCAATGATATATTCTCTTTTACTTCCGAATTTTGCAGGATAGTGCTCAAAATCTTCCTTGAAACGGCAGTCCATTTCTATCTTTTTCTCGTGATAGGCTTCCTGAGCTACCATTAAGGTTGTCTGACTCGGAACTTCGATTACATGCAGACAAATTATCTCACTTCCAAGGAAATCTGCCAGCTTTAAAAGGTCACTCTCATGCCCCGGATTGGAAACCGGCACAAGGACCCTTCCAACAGAAGACGGCTCAACGCTCACCTTTTCTACATTGTTTTCCAGCAGGTCAAACAGGTTATATGCCGGCATAGCTTTGCCTTTTCCATAGAACATGTACCATCCAGCTCCTACACATATCAATAATACGGAAAACAATAAAGGAAAACCACCAAGAAGAGGCAGCAATAATATGCTCCCTATGACCCCGAATATTTGCGTGAAAGGGAAAAAGGGGTCGCGAAATGTTGGTTCATATCCGGGTAAAGTCCGTTTTCTGAGGATGATTACTGCCATATTGAGCAGGATGAATATCAAAATGTTAAAAGCCCCGCCAAGTCTAGCCAGCTGCTCTATGTTGAAAAAAAACAGGAGTGAAACCATTACAGTTCCGGTGACCAGTATGGCATTGTGAGGGGTCTCATATTTTTTATGGATCAGGACAAACCATTCTGGCATCAGGGAATCTCTGCTCATTGCAAAAGGAAAACGGGAAGATGACAGTATGGCGCCGTTTGCTGTTGAAAGTGTTGCGAGCAGGGCAGCAAAGGCGATGAAGAATTTCCCGGTGTCCCCTGCAATCAGGC
The Methanosarcina sp. WWM596 DNA segment above includes these coding regions:
- the tnpB gene encoding IS200/IS605 family element RNA-guided endonuclease TnpB — protein: MMQAFKFRLYPTTTQAIQLNQHIGSCRFVYNWALDQKIKTYEQTGESISRFDLNKLIPTLKASNEWLGEVNSQSLQGMTKQVESAFTRFFREKTGFPKFKSKKNPIQSFPVPQHYTVNFENNTIKLPKIEPIKAVLHRKFEGEPKTATVSRTCKGHYYISILVEDGKELPVKEAFTESTTVGIDVGIKDFAVLSTGEKVENPKYLKNSLKRLKVLQKRVSRKQKGSKNRAKAKRRLAVLHDKITNQRNDFQNKLSFRLVSENQAVALETLNVKGMVKNHHLAQAISDSAWSSFVTKLEYKAQWFGKTVLRIGQFGPSSKLCSVCGYHNKELQLKDREWICPDCKTKHDRDINAAINIKKFALIDQNLIGL
- the cfbA gene encoding sirohydrochlorin nickelochelatase, which gives rise to MTEKLGILAIGHGSKLPYNKEVVSQIADYIAQKYSDVVVRAGFMENSEPTLEEAIASFAGTGVTKISAVPVFLASGVHITKDIPKILNLDENGIGTLEIDGKAVPLCYAKPLGADSLIADLVFKRVQESL
- a CDS encoding DUF2892 domain-containing protein; protein product: MITDFGEFVRGDRVRARTSPEINEAIDREIAATVRFYASKTHYEISKRIGELDNEWDIGRFIEFRAGVVSMIGVMLGLKKSKKWFILPLIAATFLLQYAILGWCPPVPVLRRFGIRTKQEINVEKYALKALRGDFDRVASQ
- a CDS encoding amino acid permease, whose product is MAPVETTERLGRSLGFFSTFAIGTGTMIGAGIFILPGIAVANAGSGAIISFLLAGLISIATAISMSELATGMPVAGGSYYYISRTMGAALGAVIGLGSWMALIFKGTFALIGLAEYSQVFYPLPLYLVAAVTGVLLLIINYRGAKSSGSLQNIIVVILLVILVLFMGEVSFMVKPENFFPVASHGIMSIFTTTGIIFISYLGLAEAAAVSEEVKNPSKNLPRAFIASAIVVTLFYVGIMAVTVGFSGPEGTVTTVTPLADIAGLIAGDTGKFFIAFAALLATLSTANGAILSSSRFPFAMSRDSLMPEWFVLIHKKYETPHNAILVTGTVMVSLLFFFNIEQLARLGGAFNILIFILLNMAVIILRKRTLPGYEPTFRDPFFPFTQIFGVIGSILLLPLLGGFPLLFSVLLICVGAGWYMFYGKGKAMPAYNLFDLLENNVEKVSVEPSSVGRVLVPVSNPGHESDLLKLADFLGSEIICLHVIEVPSQTTLMVAQEAYHEKKIEMDCRFKEDFEHYPAKFGSKREYIIAFDHNISNSIIEQAEIENAGIIIMGWHESKRFKYSLGDVTNDVLLSSKNQIALLKGHLPDSIKKILVAYNGEINSVHGLYLAKKIASNTGATIRIIRIISPDEDPGNKEKIARELEDLVKKITSIPVSFKLLERYSVEDAILEVSNGYDLTIIGDSSKRFKISLLGTLSQRIARHSRKPVMIVKKSKPISKESLNNLLKKSSRKVYERIRKEKDPK
- the cfbE gene encoding coenzyme F430 synthase; its protein translation is MDLFRKKLAVLDLTHGGIPIAKKLAALGNDVSGVDVYGTVDQALLGELEDKYGIRCSKSPLPVSKLDLLIAPVHLDPAYPMLSQARSEGKIVLSHHEATGKILQDDPELSGIRIVEITGVKAKTSTASLLADMLSRRFEVVLHTSRGLEAWKDGVPFLIYRGLSITPGSILTAIEKSLEAGIKPELFIFEISIGGTGAADLGILTTLSPDYGIANNTSLASDAKLQLILKAKSGSTLLLNAGAEKALVAAKGSRAKILTFKDPFYAESQVKTSEVPDFVLETEAGTAKSSAIPESSTPKEQAITPEASGSALHFLHRGEELFTASLRPGYNSLAYRTAFVAASAAALELGVERKAVVSVLEEFRGLSGRMQEKELNGTSLVDNSNSGMDILSAEKALEYALLKKKDEKKRSIILVLGEEASQVCEGLSPVSVQEFVEKFGIKCRHIILVGERMKAVAAKNVSYAGNLPEGLLKASELAGTEDIILSSVKCFR
- the cfbD gene encoding Ni-sirohydrochlorin a,c-diamide reductive cyclase catalytic subunit; translation: MTQKEISIIHPRPSSIVAALYTLRDLNVDVAILHGPPGCSFKHARLLEEDGIHVVTTGLDENGFVFGGHDRLVQLINKSIELFNPKILGVVGTCASMIIGEEMHEAVLEANPDIPVIEVEVHAGYHNNTKGVIFALESALDAGIIDRKEFERQEYLLLKATEVEKRFGAASREYLAPSRGDLKYKVARRLIELLKEGKKGLIIMNAKKETGYMFADITLAVNEVAAALGKKENLVNMANIDPELGLPRVRQHAKYIMRDFIAHGVEIHEILGGMDEYPITGEKVSELIKTKYNDYDFAVITGVPHAIPMENLQHMELISVTNGPRQVLPLKEMGHEHVMVEIDLHPKTLGVSEIVESEFGATLREVAKEA
- a CDS encoding transglutaminase family protein — translated: MKVSKFIFLIFLVSLTAGCMDTGSLKENIVTDEVNKLLPEGAVQENEFKAEETDLTGVGERVESITPRGIPEVPTYPKEKSGAVYPKEYRLLSQNFQRAIGSGEERVGEEVFNITGKTSGYNMEDACAVFNYVNRNWQYRYDKNAEFFFGASQTIDSGYVGDCDDYSIVMSALLKNMGFNTRVVTAYNESYGHAYPELYIGNDRDTAYRILDYISEKYPSARNIWYSERFLGEGQAKQYWLNFDWSGSNGYRHPGGEYFRGACIIYYPNGLIEF